The Streptomyces tendae genome has a window encoding:
- a CDS encoding PH domain-containing protein, which translates to MALFGNAHTVDPAKAQQDYARLLGHGEQVHAAFLLIRDTILFTDRRLILVDKQGITGKKTEYHSIPYRSISHFAVETAGHFDLDAELKIWISGAPTPIQKTFTKGVDIYEVQAILTQFVAR; encoded by the coding sequence ATGGCACTCTTCGGCAACGCGCACACCGTCGACCCAGCCAAGGCCCAGCAGGACTACGCCCGGCTCCTGGGCCACGGCGAGCAGGTGCACGCGGCGTTCCTGCTGATCCGCGACACCATACTGTTCACGGACCGCCGGCTGATCCTGGTCGACAAGCAGGGCATCACCGGCAAGAAGACCGAGTACCACTCGATCCCGTACCGCAGCATCTCCCACTTCGCGGTGGAGACCGCGGGCCACTTCGACCTCGACGCCGAACTGAAGATCTGGATCTCCGGCGCCCCGACCCCCATCCAGAAGACCTTCACGAAGGGCGTCGACATCTACGAGGTCCAGGCCATCCTCACCCAGTTCGTGGCCCGCTGA
- a CDS encoding HD domain-containing protein, whose product MTEHVHTNTSLWKNTLAARPGPEADPHAEQRGQLRASYRELRRKAAVLLEENARSMPDFTVHDISHVDALWETADLVCGDTVTLNPAEAYVLGCAFVLHDAAMGTAAYGTTVPEALGEKRWRDLVSLAYYEREGCWPERNELEDPPAEIAEACVATAIRETHAEQAKRLVDQPWRSSTGNEIHLIDEVQLREWYGPLFGDLAASHWWPVDRLAREFRHSIGSLPWQPSEWVIEPLKLACILRLADATQIDSRRAPSFLFSLRRPRGVSREHWRFQEHISRPYRNGDRVTYSSLRPFPPRDAASWWLALDYLRGIDRELKAVDALLHDLGRKRLAARAVAGVDSPERFAELFRVQDWRPIDATVKVSDIPSLVGTLGGRQLYGDEPEVALRELIQNAQDAVLARQTLQPDFPLGQVEIRLTRTDDDWYLEVRDSGTGMDEETLVHGLLDFGTSGWSSTSVRNRLPGLADGGFRPSGRFGIGFFSVFLLGDEVELITRRYDASLADARRLTFDGPSHRPLLTPVPGQGWVPEGTTVRVKLRKSPYATQGLFSRTYDERLAELARRLVLENAVPIHTWEPGAAVPQVLRPFSLASGAREEVFDRLYPPQAAKGRAGEEKLRLQMRDDFVDRATEVRDDKGQRVGLAMLWSSWAHQGQRDYPGIVTVNGFLADTSVSFAGYLMGQPSRASRDKAALVATRDEMRQWIDTQEQRLRHAGLFDDSLQLEIALTLHTASAPLSDDVAFALTAQGVLSLSEVREWVVQRNQIFVGLGWPLSWRTRPPEIGHPVSGEPIQLPDDCVFICQYGTTPPLTEVFPYAANRDSAYEFARDHPTLTWQKHWWRMSDDLYGLFVRTLCDVWNCSLESLLAPLEQRDWSDCIHVDESLGPVPGYHFRRPSGT is encoded by the coding sequence GTGACCGAGCACGTCCACACGAACACGTCCCTGTGGAAGAACACCCTGGCCGCCCGCCCGGGTCCCGAGGCGGACCCTCACGCCGAGCAACGGGGACAGCTGCGCGCGTCGTACAGGGAGTTACGACGAAAGGCGGCCGTCCTCCTGGAAGAGAACGCCCGCAGCATGCCGGACTTCACCGTGCACGACATCAGCCACGTGGACGCGCTCTGGGAGACGGCCGACCTCGTCTGCGGCGACACGGTCACCCTGAACCCGGCCGAGGCGTACGTCCTGGGCTGCGCCTTCGTGCTGCACGACGCGGCGATGGGGACGGCCGCCTACGGGACGACCGTGCCGGAGGCACTGGGCGAGAAGCGTTGGCGCGACCTGGTGTCGCTGGCCTACTACGAGCGGGAGGGATGCTGGCCGGAGCGCAACGAGCTGGAGGACCCGCCCGCGGAGATCGCCGAGGCGTGCGTGGCGACCGCGATCCGTGAGACCCACGCGGAACAGGCGAAACGACTGGTGGACCAGCCGTGGCGGAGCAGCACGGGCAACGAGATCCATCTGATCGACGAGGTGCAGCTGCGGGAGTGGTACGGCCCGCTGTTCGGCGACCTCGCGGCCAGCCACTGGTGGCCCGTGGACCGCCTGGCCCGGGAGTTCCGGCACTCGATCGGGTCGCTGCCCTGGCAACCGAGTGAGTGGGTCATCGAGCCGCTCAAGCTGGCGTGCATCCTGCGTCTCGCCGACGCCACCCAAATCGACAGCCGCCGTGCCCCCAGCTTCCTGTTCTCCCTGCGGCGGCCGCGCGGGGTGTCCCGTGAGCACTGGCGGTTCCAGGAGCACATCAGCCGCCCGTACCGCAACGGTGACCGCGTCACCTACAGCTCGCTGCGCCCTTTCCCGCCGCGGGACGCCGCCTCCTGGTGGCTGGCACTGGATTACCTGCGCGGCATCGACCGCGAGCTCAAGGCTGTCGACGCGCTGCTCCACGACCTGGGCCGGAAGCGGCTCGCGGCGCGAGCGGTCGCCGGCGTCGACTCCCCGGAACGCTTCGCCGAACTGTTCCGCGTCCAGGACTGGCGCCCCATCGACGCGACGGTCAAGGTCTCCGACATCCCGTCCCTGGTCGGCACACTCGGCGGCCGGCAGCTCTACGGGGACGAGCCGGAGGTCGCCCTGCGGGAGCTGATCCAGAACGCCCAGGACGCCGTGCTGGCCCGCCAGACGCTCCAGCCCGACTTCCCGCTCGGCCAGGTGGAGATCCGCCTGACCCGGACCGACGACGACTGGTATCTGGAGGTACGCGACTCCGGGACCGGCATGGACGAGGAAACCCTGGTCCACGGGCTGCTCGACTTCGGCACCAGCGGGTGGAGCTCGACGAGCGTGCGCAACCGTCTGCCCGGCCTGGCCGACGGCGGCTTCCGCCCCAGCGGCCGCTTCGGCATCGGCTTCTTCTCGGTCTTCCTCCTCGGTGACGAAGTCGAACTGATCACCCGCCGCTACGACGCCTCCCTCGCCGACGCCCGCCGCCTCACCTTCGACGGCCCTTCGCACCGCCCACTCCTCACTCCGGTGCCGGGGCAGGGGTGGGTGCCGGAGGGCACGACAGTACGGGTGAAGCTCAGGAAAAGCCCTTACGCGACGCAGGGCCTGTTCAGCAGAACCTACGACGAACGTCTTGCCGAGTTGGCCCGGCGTCTGGTGCTGGAGAACGCGGTGCCCATTCATACATGGGAGCCGGGAGCAGCGGTGCCGCAGGTCCTCCGCCCGTTCTCCCTCGCCTCAGGGGCGCGGGAGGAGGTGTTCGACCGCCTCTACCCGCCGCAGGCGGCGAAGGGGCGCGCCGGGGAGGAGAAGCTCCGTCTCCAAATGCGCGACGACTTCGTGGACAGGGCGACGGAGGTACGTGACGACAAAGGGCAGAGAGTCGGGCTCGCCATGCTGTGGAGCAGCTGGGCGCATCAGGGTCAGCGTGATTACCCGGGCATCGTCACGGTCAACGGATTTCTTGCCGACACGTCGGTCTCGTTCGCCGGATACCTCATGGGACAACCCAGCCGAGCCTCACGGGACAAGGCCGCGTTGGTCGCCACCCGGGACGAGATGCGGCAGTGGATCGACACACAGGAGCAACGGCTACGCCACGCCGGGCTCTTCGACGATTCGCTGCAGCTCGAGATCGCGCTCACCCTGCACACCGCTTCGGCGCCGCTCTCCGACGACGTTGCATTCGCCCTGACGGCACAGGGCGTTCTCAGCTTGTCCGAGGTTCGCGAGTGGGTGGTCCAGCGCAACCAAATCTTCGTGGGTCTGGGCTGGCCCCTCTCCTGGCGCACCCGCCCACCCGAGATCGGTCACCCGGTGTCCGGAGAGCCGATCCAACTGCCCGACGACTGCGTTTTCATCTGCCAGTACGGCACCACCCCACCACTGACGGAGGTGTTCCCGTACGCCGCGAATCGTGATTCAGCCTATGAGTTCGCCCGTGACCACCCCACCCTCACGTGGCAGAAGCACTGGTGGCGGATGTCGGACGACTTGTACGGCCTGTTCGTCCGCACCTTGTGTGACGTCTGGAACTGCTCGCTGGAATCCCTCCTGGCTCCCCTCGAGCAACGTGACTGGTCCGACTGCATCCACGTGGACGAATCCCTCGGCCCCGTGCCCGGCTACCACTTCCGCCGTCCCTCGGGCACGTAA
- the metG gene encoding methionine--tRNA ligase, whose amino-acid sequence MAATGSEKQGAKAYYVSTPIYYVNDAPHLGHAYTTVAGDVLTRWHRQRGEKVWYLTGTDEHGQKIMRTAEANGVTPQAWADKLVTEAWKPLWEHLDIANDDFIRTTQKRHTDRVQEFVQDLYDKGEIYKGGYEGPYCVGCEEYKLPGELLDGEGDYAGQKLCPIHKKPVEILSEENYFFKLSEYSEKLLAHYEANPGFIQPESARNEVVNFVRQGLQDLSISRSTFDWGVKVPWDDKHVIYVWVDALLNYATAVGYNENPEKFESTFPADVHLVGKDILRFHAIIWPAMLMAQGLPLPGKIAANGWLMVGGEKMSKSNLTGIKPQDLTSHFGVDAYRWYFLRAIAFGQDGSFSWEDFSARYTSELANDYGNLASRVAAMVGKYFGGELPAATADGDAEKAIHDGLAKAVTEADRKIGEELDFQGGILAVFDFVKQVNGYITEQEPWKVAKDDSPESKARLATILYTAAESLRAVAVLLNPIMPETSQKLWESLGAEPSLGALADQRVQESAAWGLLPAGSTVTKGAVLFPRLEEKPTA is encoded by the coding sequence ATGGCGGCCACTGGATCAGAGAAGCAGGGGGCGAAGGCGTACTACGTCTCGACCCCCATCTACTACGTCAACGACGCTCCTCACCTGGGCCACGCCTACACGACCGTCGCAGGCGACGTGCTCACCCGCTGGCACCGCCAGCGTGGCGAGAAGGTGTGGTACCTCACCGGCACGGACGAGCACGGTCAGAAGATCATGCGTACGGCCGAGGCGAACGGGGTCACCCCGCAGGCCTGGGCCGACAAGCTCGTCACGGAGGCCTGGAAGCCCCTGTGGGAGCACCTCGACATCGCGAACGACGACTTCATCCGCACCACGCAGAAGCGGCACACCGACCGCGTCCAGGAGTTCGTGCAGGACCTGTACGACAAGGGCGAGATCTACAAGGGCGGCTACGAGGGCCCGTACTGCGTGGGCTGCGAGGAGTACAAGCTCCCCGGTGAGCTGCTCGACGGCGAGGGCGACTACGCGGGCCAGAAGCTGTGCCCGATCCACAAGAAGCCGGTGGAGATCCTCAGCGAGGAGAACTACTTCTTCAAGCTCAGCGAGTACAGCGAGAAGCTGCTCGCGCACTACGAGGCCAACCCGGGCTTCATCCAGCCCGAGTCCGCGCGCAACGAGGTCGTGAACTTCGTCCGCCAGGGCCTGCAGGACCTCTCCATCTCCCGCTCGACGTTCGACTGGGGCGTCAAGGTCCCGTGGGACGACAAGCACGTCATCTACGTGTGGGTCGACGCGCTGCTGAACTACGCGACGGCGGTCGGCTACAACGAGAACCCGGAGAAGTTCGAGTCGACGTTCCCCGCCGACGTGCACCTGGTCGGCAAGGACATCCTCCGCTTCCACGCGATCATCTGGCCGGCCATGCTGATGGCGCAGGGCCTTCCCCTCCCCGGGAAGATCGCCGCGAACGGCTGGCTGATGGTCGGCGGCGAGAAGATGAGCAAGTCCAACCTGACGGGCATCAAGCCGCAGGACCTGACCTCGCACTTCGGCGTGGACGCGTACCGCTGGTACTTCCTGCGGGCGATCGCCTTCGGCCAGGACGGCAGCTTCTCCTGGGAGGACTTCTCCGCCCGCTACACCAGCGAGCTGGCGAACGACTACGGCAACCTCGCCTCCCGCGTGGCGGCGATGGTCGGCAAGTACTTCGGCGGTGAGCTGCCGGCCGCGACGGCCGACGGCGACGCGGAGAAGGCGATCCACGACGGCCTGGCGAAGGCGGTCACGGAGGCGGACCGGAAGATCGGCGAGGAGCTGGACTTCCAGGGCGGCATCCTGGCGGTCTTCGACTTCGTGAAGCAGGTCAACGGCTACATCACCGAGCAGGAGCCCTGGAAGGTCGCGAAGGACGACTCGCCGGAGAGCAAGGCCCGCCTGGCGACGATCCTGTACACGGCCGCGGAGTCCCTGCGCGCGGTGGCCGTCCTGCTCAACCCGATCATGCCGGAGACCTCCCAGAAGCTCTGGGAGTCCCTCGGCGCGGAGCCCTCCCTGGGCGCCCTCGCCGACCAGAGGGTCCAGGAGTCCGCCGCCTGGGGTCTGCTCCCCGCCGGCTCCACGGTCACCAAGGGCGCGGTCCTCTTCCCCCGCCTGGAGGAGAAGCCCACCGCGTAA
- a CDS encoding VWA domain-containing protein, protein MGTNPGRRRSRGRRHPHPATPASTLRNTTLTTAYKAAGTVLDKNGLTGARAKIHLVLDRSASMRPYYKDGSAQALAEQTLALAAHLDTEATLHVTFFSTELDGTGELTLTEYENKIDDLHAGLGRMGRTSYHAAVEAVLEQHAKEPAGTPALVIFQTDGAPDAKTPATKALTEAAKNHPNVFFSFVAFGEHDNKAFDYLRKLTTENTSFFHAGPTPRELTDKELYEGVLASWRP, encoded by the coding sequence GTGGGAACGAATCCCGGCCGAAGGCGAAGCCGAGGCCGACGCCACCCACACCCCGCCACCCCCGCCTCCACCCTCCGCAACACCACCCTCACCACCGCCTACAAGGCAGCCGGCACCGTCCTCGACAAGAACGGCCTCACCGGCGCCCGCGCCAAGATCCACCTCGTGCTCGACCGCTCCGCCTCCATGCGCCCGTACTACAAGGACGGCTCCGCCCAGGCCCTCGCCGAGCAGACCCTCGCCCTCGCCGCGCACCTCGACACCGAGGCCACGCTGCACGTGACGTTCTTCTCCACCGAGCTGGACGGCACCGGCGAGCTCACCCTCACCGAGTACGAGAACAAGATCGACGACCTGCACGCAGGGCTCGGCCGGATGGGCCGTACCAGCTACCACGCAGCCGTCGAGGCGGTCCTCGAACAGCACGCCAAGGAGCCGGCCGGCACCCCCGCCCTGGTGATCTTCCAGACGGACGGCGCCCCCGACGCCAAGACCCCGGCGACCAAGGCCCTCACCGAGGCCGCGAAGAACCACCCCAACGTGTTCTTCTCGTTCGTCGCCTTCGGCGAGCACGACAACAAGGCCTTCGACTACCTCCGCAAGCTCACGACGGAGAACACGTCGTTCTTCCACGCGGGCCCCACCCCCCGCGAGCTCACGGACAAGGAGCTCTACGAGGGCGTCCTGGCGTCCTGGCGCCCGTAG
- a CDS encoding PhoX family protein, with product MRKLLPLIGTPSRSHPGGRSALTCRFRCGDACFHEVPNTSANAYVGDVVAGALSRRSVMRAAAVVTVAAAGAGAVGVAAAPEAGAAGAAKGHRPPKGARGLRFTPVAPNTRDAVTVPEGYRQNVVIRWGEPILRGAPAFDPERQSARAQAGQFGYNCDFLALLPLKGERDRQLLVANHEYTDEILMFRDYDPQNPTREQVEIAWAAHGLAVVAVEEDRGSGRLTAVGRHHLNRRLTATSEFRLTGPVAGSDLVKTSADPSGTRVRGTLNNCSGGTTPWGTTLHGEENFNQYFANGSSATDKRYGIGTGATERKWERFDKRFDLAQEPNEVHRFGYVVELDPYDPDSTPRKHTALGRFKHEAATVRLTHDGRPVVYSGDDERFDYFYKFVSSKRMRHGDSRAARAHNLTLLDEGTLYVARLTGDSPAIEIDGTGKLPGDGEFDGSGEWIPLATATARGAVSHVEGMTAEEVFVFTRLAGDKVGATKMDRPEDIEPNPVTGKVYVALTNNSNRGTGANPKADEANPRHANKHGHVLELTERFNRPESTRFAWSLFLVAGDPDDPATYFAGFPKDAVSPISCPDNVAFDAHGNLWISTDGSALGSHDGLFGVATRGERRGELKQFLTVPTGAETCGPVVQDRRVLVAVQHPGEVDGATVERPASTWPDGPGTYVRPAVVAVWRADGRDIGV from the coding sequence GTGCGAAAGCTGCTGCCGTTGATCGGAACGCCGTCCCGTTCGCACCCGGGCGGGCGGTCCGCCCTGACCTGTCGCTTCCGGTGTGGTGACGCCTGCTTCCACGAGGTGCCCAACACCAGCGCCAACGCGTACGTCGGTGACGTCGTCGCCGGGGCCCTCAGCCGCCGGTCGGTGATGCGTGCCGCCGCCGTCGTGACCGTCGCCGCGGCCGGCGCGGGGGCGGTCGGTGTCGCCGCCGCTCCCGAGGCCGGGGCGGCCGGGGCCGCGAAGGGCCACCGTCCGCCCAAGGGCGCCCGCGGCCTGCGGTTCACGCCGGTGGCACCCAACACCCGTGACGCCGTCACCGTGCCCGAGGGCTACCGGCAGAACGTCGTCATCCGCTGGGGCGAGCCCATCCTGCGCGGCGCGCCCGCCTTCGACCCCGAGCGGCAGAGCGCCCGCGCGCAGGCCGGACAGTTCGGGTACAACTGCGACTTCCTCGCGCTGCTGCCGCTGAAGGGCGAGCGTGACCGGCAGTTGCTCGTCGCCAACCACGAGTACACCGACGAGATCCTCATGTTCCGCGACTACGACCCGCAGAACCCGACGCGCGAGCAGGTGGAGATCGCCTGGGCCGCGCACGGTCTCGCCGTCGTCGCCGTGGAGGAGGACCGCGGGAGCGGCAGGCTGACGGCCGTCGGACGGCACCACCTGAACCGGCGGCTCACCGCCACCTCCGAGTTCCGGCTCACCGGGCCCGTCGCCGGCTCCGACCTGGTGAAGACGTCCGCCGACCCGAGCGGCACCCGGGTGCGCGGCACGCTCAACAACTGCTCCGGCGGCACCACCCCGTGGGGCACCACCCTGCACGGCGAGGAGAACTTCAACCAGTACTTCGCCAACGGCAGCAGCGCCACCGACAAGCGGTACGGGATCGGCACCGGCGCCACCGAGCGCAAGTGGGAGCGGTTCGACAAGCGGTTCGACCTCGCCCAGGAGCCGAACGAGGTGCACCGCTTCGGCTACGTCGTCGAACTGGACCCGTACGACCCCGACTCCACGCCCCGCAAGCACACCGCGCTCGGCCGGTTCAAGCACGAGGCGGCGACCGTGCGGCTGACGCACGACGGGCGTCCGGTCGTCTACTCCGGCGACGACGAGCGGTTCGACTACTTCTACAAGTTCGTGAGCAGCAAGCGGATGCGGCACGGCGACAGCCGCGCGGCCCGCGCGCACAACCTCACGCTGCTCGACGAGGGCACGCTGTACGTCGCCCGGCTGACCGGCGACTCGCCCGCCATCGAGATCGACGGGACGGGGAAGCTGCCCGGGGACGGCGAGTTCGACGGCAGCGGGGAGTGGATCCCGCTGGCCACGGCGACCGCCCGCGGAGCCGTCTCGCACGTGGAGGGCATGACCGCCGAGGAGGTCTTCGTCTTCACGCGCCTGGCCGGTGACAAGGTCGGCGCCACCAAGATGGACCGGCCCGAGGACATCGAGCCCAACCCCGTCACCGGCAAGGTGTACGTCGCGCTCACCAACAACTCCAACCGCGGGACCGGCGCCAACCCCAAGGCCGACGAGGCCAACCCGCGCCACGCCAACAAGCACGGCCACGTCCTGGAGCTCACGGAGCGCTTCAACCGGCCGGAGAGCACCCGCTTCGCCTGGTCGCTGTTCCTGGTCGCCGGCGACCCGGACGACCCGGCGACGTACTTCGCCGGGTTCCCCAAGGACGCCGTCAGCCCGATCTCCTGCCCGGACAACGTCGCCTTCGACGCGCACGGCAACCTGTGGATCTCCACCGACGGCAGCGCCCTCGGCTCCCACGACGGCCTCTTCGGCGTCGCCACGCGCGGGGAGCGGCGCGGTGAGCTGAAGCAGTTCCTGACCGTGCCCACGGGTGCGGAGACCTGCGGGCCGGTCGTCCAGGACCGGCGGGTGCTCGTCGCCGTACAGCACCCTGGCGAGGTGGACGGGGCGACCGTGGAGCGGCCCGCCAGCACCTGGCCCGACGGTCCCGGGACGTACGTCCGCCCGGCCGTGGTCGCGGTGTGGCGCGCGGACGGGCGGGACATCGGCGTCTGA
- a CDS encoding LysR family transcriptional regulator produces the protein MELEVRHLRALCAIADTGSLHRAARQLGVAQPSLSTQLRRIEQELGGALFVRARTGCRPTPLGRLVLSRARPLVTELRSLVTEARAAAVGGRQLRIGSTASRALAGWLRRLRRHWQEPTLHMDVSANALLRMVADGQLDVAFVHEVEGCPLRVPENLRTRVLIAREPQFVSLPADHPAAARPVVRLSELAHDRWMIDPAVDGEWAAVRRMLDGAGIDPPVLHGDYHTAASLVAIGEVVTVCQPTSPSRPETAVRRIDGDPLGVRLLLAARTETELEGVYPHLAEAYREVARQASAYREWLEELVL, from the coding sequence ATGGAGCTTGAGGTCCGGCACCTCAGGGCGCTGTGCGCGATCGCCGACACCGGCAGTCTGCACCGAGCCGCACGCCAGCTCGGCGTGGCCCAGCCCTCGTTGAGCACGCAACTGCGGCGCATCGAACAGGAGCTGGGCGGTGCCCTGTTCGTCCGTGCGCGCACCGGCTGCCGTCCCACCCCACTGGGCCGGCTGGTGCTCAGCCGCGCCCGCCCGCTCGTCACCGAGCTGCGCTCCCTGGTGACCGAGGCCCGCGCCGCCGCCGTCGGCGGCCGGCAGCTGCGCATCGGCTCCACCGCCAGCAGGGCCCTGGCAGGCTGGCTGCGACGGCTGCGCCGGCACTGGCAGGAACCCACCCTGCACATGGACGTCTCCGCCAACGCCCTGCTGCGCATGGTCGCCGACGGCCAGCTCGACGTCGCGTTCGTGCACGAGGTCGAGGGCTGCCCGCTGCGCGTCCCGGAGAATCTGCGCACCCGCGTCCTCATCGCCCGCGAACCGCAGTTCGTGTCCCTGCCCGCGGACCACCCGGCCGCCGCCCGCCCGGTCGTCCGCCTCTCCGAACTGGCCCACGACCGCTGGATGATCGACCCCGCGGTCGACGGCGAGTGGGCCGCCGTGCGCCGGATGCTGGACGGGGCCGGGATCGACCCGCCCGTGCTGCACGGCGACTACCACACCGCCGCGTCCCTGGTCGCGATCGGCGAGGTCGTCACCGTCTGCCAGCCGACGTCGCCCTCCCGCCCCGAGACGGCGGTCCGCCGCATCGACGGCGACCCGCTGGGCGTACGGCTGCTGCTGGCGGCGCGTACGGAGACGGAGCTGGAGGGCGTCTACCCGCACCTGGCGGAGGCGTACCGGGAGGTGGCACGGCAGGCATCGGCGTACCGGGAGTGGCTGGAGGAGCTGGTGCTCTGA
- the snpA gene encoding snapalysin encodes MRLRMPLSVLSAAGLSLTALGLGAAPAGAAPAPVAPTGSYAAYDGSSEEAAATRAFFEAVLKSVAEKRAADPTGAAAVTVVYNASQAPTFATQIARSAQIWNSSVSNVRLQSGTSGADFSYREGNDSRGSYASTDGHGRGYVFLDYAQNQTYDSTRVTTHETGHVLGLPDNYSGPCSELMSGGGPGPSCTNAIPNSAERSRVDQLWANGFAAALDQAEKALEKSAR; translated from the coding sequence ATGCGCCTGCGCATGCCCCTGTCCGTGCTGAGCGCGGCCGGTCTGAGCCTGACCGCCCTCGGCCTCGGTGCCGCCCCGGCCGGCGCCGCCCCCGCCCCCGTCGCCCCCACCGGTTCGTACGCCGCGTACGACGGTTCGTCCGAGGAGGCCGCGGCCACCCGCGCGTTCTTCGAGGCCGTGCTGAAGTCGGTGGCCGAGAAGCGGGCCGCCGACCCCACCGGCGCCGCCGCCGTCACCGTCGTCTACAACGCCTCCCAGGCGCCCACCTTCGCCACGCAGATAGCCCGCAGCGCCCAGATCTGGAACAGCTCGGTCTCCAACGTGAGACTCCAGTCGGGCACGTCGGGCGCGGACTTCTCGTACCGCGAGGGCAACGACTCGCGCGGCTCGTACGCCTCCACCGACGGTCACGGCCGGGGCTACGTCTTCCTCGACTACGCCCAGAACCAGACCTACGACTCGACGCGGGTCACCACGCACGAGACCGGTCACGTGCTGGGTCTGCCGGACAACTACTCCGGTCCGTGCAGCGAGTTGATGTCCGGCGGCGGCCCCGGCCCGTCCTGCACCAACGCCATCCCGAACTCCGCCGAGCGGTCTCGGGTGGACCAGCTGTGGGCCAACGGGTTCGCGGCCGCGCTGGACCAGGCGGAGAAGGCGTTGGAGAAGTCCGCGCGCTGA
- a CDS encoding PP2C family protein-serine/threonine phosphatase — protein MSPASTGHALPDRYPAAGRADVVQRQQMLRVRGRSVAWLPPLLLLLAIAVADYNTTGEFRIISWIVLVPGIAAALCGVWGTALFAALSMGTYTLVDNAWPHQFQAGLPDFILVALGGALATLACGVRVRGERRALHMRDVTDTVRRTVLRPLPPGWGGLEHAGVYLTADAQARVGGDFYDIQPGPHGTRVFVGDVQGKGLGAVETAAVLLGTFREAGFHERDLAAVADRLEARMVRHRAYTTALGRADGDRFATAVLLDFPADGTDVVDAVVFGHEPPLAVGPSGVRHLPTAGGLPLGYRDLAPGPPVVRRVHLGADETLLLVTDGVTEARDVHGHFYAVADDVRRSVAADPRLTAPAPLVMLVRDGTVRHCRGHLTDDTTVFAVRRTRVTRSGRPAGATALPTGADPAAGVERREGGRSPL, from the coding sequence GTGAGTCCGGCCAGCACAGGACACGCCCTGCCCGACCGGTACCCGGCGGCCGGCCGGGCCGACGTCGTGCAACGGCAGCAGATGCTGCGCGTGCGGGGTCGCAGTGTCGCCTGGCTGCCGCCGCTGCTGCTGCTCCTCGCCATCGCGGTGGCCGACTACAACACCACCGGCGAGTTCCGGATCATCTCCTGGATCGTTCTGGTGCCGGGCATCGCCGCCGCGCTCTGCGGGGTGTGGGGCACGGCTCTGTTCGCGGCGCTGTCCATGGGCACGTACACCCTGGTCGACAACGCCTGGCCGCACCAGTTCCAGGCCGGGCTGCCCGACTTCATCCTGGTCGCCCTGGGCGGTGCCCTCGCCACGCTGGCGTGCGGGGTGCGGGTGCGCGGCGAGCGGCGCGCCCTGCACATGCGGGACGTGACGGACACGGTGCGGCGGACCGTGCTGCGGCCGCTGCCGCCCGGCTGGGGCGGCCTGGAGCACGCCGGGGTGTACCTCACCGCCGACGCCCAGGCCCGGGTCGGCGGCGACTTCTACGACATCCAGCCCGGCCCGCACGGCACCCGGGTGTTCGTCGGGGACGTGCAGGGCAAGGGGCTGGGCGCGGTGGAGACGGCGGCGGTGCTGCTCGGCACGTTCCGGGAGGCCGGTTTCCACGAGAGGGACCTGGCGGCGGTCGCCGACCGGCTGGAGGCGCGGATGGTGCGGCACCGCGCGTACACCACCGCGCTCGGCAGGGCGGACGGCGACCGGTTCGCCACCGCCGTGCTGCTCGACTTCCCCGCGGACGGGACCGACGTCGTGGACGCCGTCGTCTTCGGTCACGAGCCGCCGCTGGCCGTGGGGCCGTCGGGCGTGCGCCACCTGCCGACGGCCGGGGGGCTCCCGCTCGGCTACCGCGACCTCGCGCCGGGACCGCCGGTGGTGCGCCGGGTGCACCTGGGCGCCGACGAGACGCTGCTGCTGGTGACCGACGGGGTGACCGAGGCGCGCGACGTCCACGGGCACTTCTACGCGGTCGCCGACGACGTACGGCGCTCCGTGGCCGCCGACCCGCGGCTCACCGCCCCGGCCCCGCTGGTGATGCTCGTCCGGGACGGGACGGTGCGGCACTGCCGGGGGCACCTGACCGACGACACCACCGTGTTCGCGGTACGCCGCACGCGCGTGACGCGGTCCGGACGCCCGGCGGGCGCCACCGCGCTCCCCACGGGGGCGGACCCCGCGGCGGGGGTCGAACGTCGCGAAGGGGGACGTTCACCGCTGTGA